The proteins below are encoded in one region of Silene latifolia isolate original U9 population chromosome 2, ASM4854445v1, whole genome shotgun sequence:
- the LOC141642360 gene encoding uncharacterized protein LOC141642360, with protein sequence MQFAAVTRRTIRVLNPRAAILHFIAENPHSHPSPSFQQSRNFHHFSSSGRDCGISGINFSGDLWYFKSHAASFCSVPVAADGDNIDAVKELHDKILESIKVKRSCPPNAWLWSMVKKCKGPDDIKLLFDVLEQLRSLSCLDHMQDIFPLWISYSWL encoded by the exons ATGCAATTCGCCGCCGTAACTCGCCGAACAATTAGGGTTCTTAACCCACGCGCCGCCATTCTTCACTTCATCGCCGAAAATCCCCATTCTCATCCTTCTCCCTCATTTCAGCAATCTCGAAATTTCCATCACTTCAGTTCATCTG GAAGAGATTGCGGAATCAGCGGGATTAATTTTTCCGGCGATTTGTGGTATTTCAAGTCGCATGCGGCGTCGTTTTGTTCAGTTCCCGTTGCCGCAGATGGTGATAATATTG ATGCCGTGAAGGAACTGCATGACAAAATACTTGAATCCATTAAGGTCAAAAGGTCTTGCCCTCCAAATGCTTGGTTGTGGTCAATGGTCAAAAAGTGTAAAGGGCCAGATGATATTAAGTTGTTATTTGATGTCCTGGAACAGCTTCGGAGTTTAAGCTGTCTTGATCATATGCAAGATATTTTTCCTCTTTGGATTTCTTATTCATGGCTTTAA